A part of Brachybacterium faecium DSM 4810 genomic DNA contains:
- a CDS encoding tryptophan synthase, alpha chain (PFAM: Tryptophan synthase alpha chain~TIGRFAM: tryptophan synthase, alpha subunit): MNPADTSRLRADDVLDRARAENRSALVAYLPVGFPDLDRSIEAARILIDHGADMIELGLPYSDPVMDGAVIQQAASTALARGTRTRHVLEAVEALSGRGAAILVMSYWNPVLAYGPNAFARDLAAAGGAGVITPDLIPDEGADWIAASEEHAVDRVFLVAPSSPRDRLEHVVSHTRGFVYAASTMGVTGTRASVSNATEGLVARTRAAGAKNVCVGLGVSNGEQAAEVGSYADGVIVGSAFVRALLEHEGDDAAARTALAAVADDLRGGVERARTES, from the coding sequence ATGAACCCCGCCGACACCTCCCGCCTGCGCGCCGACGACGTCCTGGACCGTGCCCGGGCCGAGAACCGCTCCGCCCTCGTCGCCTACCTGCCCGTCGGCTTCCCCGACCTCGACCGCTCGATCGAGGCGGCACGGATCCTCATCGACCACGGCGCCGACATGATCGAGCTCGGCCTGCCCTACTCCGACCCCGTCATGGACGGCGCCGTGATCCAACAGGCCGCCTCGACCGCCCTGGCCCGCGGCACCCGCACCCGCCACGTGCTCGAGGCCGTCGAGGCCCTCTCGGGCCGCGGCGCGGCGATCCTCGTGATGAGCTACTGGAACCCGGTGCTGGCCTACGGCCCGAACGCCTTCGCCCGCGACCTCGCCGCCGCCGGCGGCGCGGGCGTGATCACCCCCGACCTCATCCCCGACGAGGGAGCGGACTGGATCGCCGCGAGCGAGGAGCACGCGGTGGACCGGGTGTTCCTCGTGGCGCCGAGCTCTCCCCGCGATCGTCTCGAGCACGTCGTCTCGCACACGCGCGGCTTCGTCTACGCGGCGAGCACGATGGGCGTGACCGGCACCCGGGCGAGCGTCTCGAACGCCACGGAGGGCCTCGTCGCGCGCACCCGCGCGGCCGGGGCGAAGAACGTCTGCGTGGGGCTCGGCGTCTCGAACGGCGAGCAGGCCGCGGAGGTGGGCTCGTACGCGGACGGGGTGATCGTCGGCTCCGCCTTCGTGCGCGCGCTGCTCGAGCACGAGGGCGACGACGCGGCGGCCCGCACCGCCCTCGCGGCGGTGGCCGACGACCTGCGCGGCGGCGTCGAGCGCGCCCGCACCGAGAGCTGA
- a CDS encoding Tryptophan-associated transmembrane protein (Trp_oprn_chp) (PFAM: Tryptophan-associated transmembrane protein (Trp_oprn_chp)~TIGRFAM: trp region conserved hypothetical membrane protein): MSTPDPAARRPRLGRRTAVLAGTAASALLAGATRTTWVQASAPDLTGTAQSVDVLGADAAPAVLALALAGIAASLATSLSSAWVRFLTGPVLLLAGAGAGIAALGVMRAPEAAAGSAVASATGVVGAQIEAETTSWPLLALVPALAVAGIGVLMLLAGGGWPRRTRYRSAAVTAIADPSDDPAAAWDALTRGEDPSLGDPGDAHLGDRAEPRLGDPEEPAAARPEDEAPPAAR, from the coding sequence ATGAGCACGCCGGACCCCGCCGCCCGCCGCCCGCGCCTCGGGCGCCGCACCGCCGTGCTCGCCGGCACCGCTGCCTCCGCGCTCCTGGCCGGCGCCACCCGCACCACCTGGGTCCAGGCGAGCGCCCCGGACCTCACCGGCACCGCGCAGAGCGTGGACGTGCTCGGCGCGGACGCCGCCCCCGCGGTGCTCGCCCTGGCCCTCGCCGGGATCGCCGCCTCCCTGGCCACCTCCCTCTCCTCGGCCTGGGTGCGCTTCCTCACCGGGCCGGTGCTGCTGCTGGCCGGCGCGGGCGCCGGCATCGCCGCGCTCGGCGTGATGCGCGCCCCCGAGGCCGCCGCGGGCTCCGCCGTCGCCTCCGCCACCGGGGTGGTGGGGGCGCAGATCGAGGCCGAGACCACCTCGTGGCCGCTGCTCGCCCTCGTGCCCGCGCTCGCGGTCGCCGGGATCGGGGTGCTGATGCTCCTCGCGGGAGGTGGATGGCCGCGCCGCACCCGCTACCGCAGCGCCGCCGTCACGGCCATCGCCGACCCCTCGGACGATCCGGCCGCCGCGTGGGACGCGCTCACGCGCGGCGAGGACCCGAGCCTCGGCGACCCGGGGGACGCCCACCTCGGCGACCGGGCGGAGCCCCGCCTCGGAGACCCGGAGGAGCCCGCCGCCGCACGCCCGGAGGACGAGGCGCCGCCCGCCGCGCGGTGA
- a CDS encoding tryptophan synthase, beta chain (PFAM: Pyridoxal-phosphate dependent enzyme~TIGRFAM: tryptophan synthase, beta subunit), giving the protein MSSPDPDRARTAGVVPDLTRPTTALRSEMGPYFGDFGGRFLPEALVPALDELTEMYEKALIDPEFTAELQQLAAQYTGRPSLLSEAPRFSQLAGGARILLKREDLNHTGSHKINNVLGQALLTRRMGKTRVIAETGAGQHGVATATAAALFGLDCTIYMGAEDTERQALNVARMRLLGAEVVAVDQGSRTLKDAINEAFRDWVANVETTHYLLGTVAGPHPFPAMVRDFHRIIGEEARAQTLERVGRLPDAVVACVGGGSNAMGIFHAFLDDTDPAVRLIGCEAGGDGLSSGRHSATITGGTAGVLHGARSFVMQDEDGQTIESHSVSAGLDYPSVGPEHAWLADIGRAEYRAIDDGPAMEAFALLSMTEGIMPAIESAHALAGALALGRELGEDAVILVSLSGRGDKDVDTASRWFGLVGDEPARADLAALRDAARRISPDQAQEPR; this is encoded by the coding sequence ATGAGCAGCCCCGACCCCGACCGCGCCCGGACCGCCGGCGTCGTCCCGGACCTCACCCGGCCCACCACCGCGCTGCGCTCCGAGATGGGGCCCTACTTCGGCGACTTCGGCGGCCGCTTCCTGCCCGAGGCCCTCGTGCCCGCGCTCGACGAGCTCACCGAGATGTACGAGAAGGCGCTCATCGACCCCGAGTTCACCGCCGAGCTGCAGCAGCTGGCCGCCCAGTACACCGGCCGGCCCTCGCTGCTGTCCGAGGCGCCGCGCTTCTCCCAGCTGGCGGGCGGTGCGCGCATCCTGCTCAAGCGCGAGGACCTCAACCACACCGGCTCCCACAAGATCAACAACGTGCTGGGCCAGGCCCTGCTCACCCGCCGGATGGGCAAGACCCGCGTGATCGCCGAGACCGGCGCGGGCCAGCACGGCGTGGCGACCGCGACCGCCGCAGCGCTGTTCGGCCTGGACTGCACCATCTACATGGGCGCCGAGGACACCGAGCGGCAGGCGCTGAACGTGGCCCGCATGCGGCTGCTCGGCGCCGAGGTGGTCGCCGTCGACCAGGGCTCGCGCACCCTCAAGGACGCGATCAACGAGGCCTTCCGCGACTGGGTCGCCAACGTGGAGACCACCCACTACCTGCTGGGCACCGTCGCCGGCCCCCATCCCTTCCCCGCCATGGTGCGCGACTTCCACCGCATCATCGGCGAGGAAGCCCGCGCACAGACCCTCGAGCGGGTGGGACGCCTGCCCGACGCCGTCGTGGCCTGCGTGGGCGGCGGCTCCAACGCGATGGGCATCTTCCACGCCTTCCTCGATGACACGGACCCGGCGGTGCGTCTCATCGGCTGCGAGGCCGGCGGTGACGGCCTCTCCTCGGGCCGCCACTCGGCGACCATCACCGGCGGCACCGCCGGGGTGCTCCACGGCGCCCGCAGCTTCGTCATGCAGGACGAGGACGGCCAGACCATCGAGTCGCACTCCGTCTCCGCGGGCCTGGACTATCCCAGCGTCGGCCCCGAGCACGCCTGGCTGGCGGACATCGGCCGGGCCGAGTACCGCGCGATCGACGACGGCCCCGCGATGGAGGCCTTCGCGCTGCTGTCCATGACCGAGGGCATCATGCCCGCGATCGAGTCCGCCCACGCCCTCGCCGGAGCGCTCGCCCTGGGCCGCGAGCTGGGCGAGGACGCGGTGATCCTGGTGAGCCTCTCCGGTCGCGGCGACAAGGACGTGGACACCGCCTCGCGCTGGTTCGGGCTGGTGGGGGACGAGCCGGCCCGCGCCGATCTCGCCGCCCTGCGCGATGCCGCCCGCCGCATCAGCCCCGACCAGGCACAGGAGCCCCGATGA
- a CDS encoding anthranilate synthase, component I (PFAM: Anthranilate synthase component I, N terminal region; chorismate binding enzyme~TIGRFAM: anthranilate synthase component I, non-proteobacterial lineages): MGGREGDALGVVVPDRETFRTLASRQRVVPVSVRLLADEDTPVSLYRRLTADGGTRGTFLLESAGEGEASRWSIIGTRARAVLTERDGQAHWRGDVPAGVPTTGSPVEALRAVTSAFRAARQPHLPPFSGGMVGFLAYDAVRYWEKLPDAPQDEIGVPDLSMLLAQDVVVHDAHDSTVVLVANALNLNATDDGVDAAYDDALARLETMRERLRTPLSGGPVVHDTVRQLEPKARTSQLEYENAVREAVRDIVDGEIFQVVPSQRFSLPIAADPLDVYRVLRRMNPSPYMYLLRTVDADGEPIDVVGASPESLVSVRGTTATTHPIAGSRPRGASPEEDERLGAELLADPKERSEHLMLVDLARNDLQKFCAPGTVVVRDFMHLERFSHIQHIVSTVTGELREDVEAYDALRATFPAGTLSGAPKPSAMRIIDRLEPVRRGVYGGTVGYFDFAGDMDMAIAIRTAVIKDGTAHVQAGGGVVADSDATMEHRETQSKAAAALRAAAAADTLRPA, encoded by the coding sequence GTGGGCGGGCGCGAGGGCGACGCGCTCGGCGTGGTCGTCCCCGACCGCGAGACGTTCCGCACCCTCGCGTCCCGCCAGCGCGTGGTCCCCGTGAGCGTGCGCCTGCTCGCCGACGAGGACACCCCCGTCTCCCTCTATCGCCGGCTGACCGCCGACGGGGGGACCCGCGGCACGTTCCTGCTCGAATCCGCCGGCGAGGGGGAGGCCTCCCGCTGGTCGATCATCGGCACCCGGGCCCGGGCCGTGCTCACCGAACGCGACGGCCAGGCGCACTGGCGCGGGGACGTGCCCGCGGGCGTCCCCACCACCGGCAGCCCGGTGGAGGCGCTGCGTGCCGTCACCAGCGCGTTCCGCGCGGCCCGCCAGCCGCACCTGCCGCCCTTCTCGGGCGGGATGGTGGGCTTCCTGGCCTACGACGCGGTCCGCTACTGGGAGAAGCTCCCGGACGCGCCGCAGGACGAGATCGGCGTGCCGGACCTGTCGATGCTGCTGGCGCAGGACGTCGTCGTCCACGATGCCCACGATTCGACCGTCGTGCTGGTCGCCAACGCCTTGAACCTCAACGCCACCGACGACGGCGTCGACGCGGCCTACGACGACGCCCTCGCGCGCCTGGAGACGATGCGCGAGCGTCTGCGCACCCCGCTCAGCGGCGGCCCGGTCGTCCACGACACCGTGCGGCAGCTCGAGCCCAAGGCCCGCACCTCGCAGCTCGAGTACGAGAACGCGGTGCGCGAGGCGGTGCGCGACATCGTCGACGGCGAGATCTTCCAGGTCGTGCCCTCACAGCGGTTCTCCCTGCCGATCGCCGCGGACCCGCTGGACGTGTACCGGGTGCTGCGACGCATGAACCCCAGCCCGTACATGTACCTGCTGCGCACGGTCGACGCCGACGGCGAGCCGATCGACGTGGTGGGGGCGAGCCCCGAATCGCTCGTCAGCGTGCGCGGCACCACCGCCACCACCCATCCGATCGCCGGCTCGCGGCCGCGCGGGGCGAGCCCGGAGGAGGACGAGCGGCTCGGCGCCGAGCTGCTGGCCGACCCGAAGGAGCGCTCCGAGCACCTCATGCTCGTGGACCTCGCCCGCAACGATCTGCAGAAGTTCTGCGCCCCCGGCACCGTGGTGGTGCGCGACTTCATGCACCTCGAGCGCTTCTCCCACATCCAGCACATCGTCTCCACGGTCACCGGGGAGCTGCGCGAGGACGTCGAGGCCTACGATGCGCTGCGCGCCACGTTCCCGGCCGGCACCCTCTCCGGCGCCCCGAAGCCCTCGGCCATGCGGATCATCGACCGGCTCGAGCCGGTGCGCCGCGGCGTCTACGGCGGCACGGTCGGGTACTTCGACTTCGCGGGCGACATGGACATGGCGATCGCCATCCGCACCGCCGTGATCAAGGACGGCACCGCGCACGTCCAGGCCGGCGGGGGAGTGGTCGCCGACTCCGACGCCACCATGGAGCATCGCGAGACCCAGTCGAAGGCGGCCGCCGCGCTGCGGGCCGCCGCCGCGGCCGACACGCTGCGCCCCGCATGA
- a CDS encoding phosphoribosyl-AMP cyclohydrolase (PFAM: Phosphoribosyl-AMP cyclohydrolase), whose amino-acid sequence MTIPPADLPISGLDPALAARLKRDGAGLLTAVVQDATDHRVLMVGFMDDEALHRTLTTGRATYWSRSRGEYWRKGDTSGHVQWVRSVALDCDADTLLVRVDQVGAACHRGTDTCFDDGDLDAVVLDPTERTA is encoded by the coding sequence GTGACCATTCCTCCCGCCGACCTGCCCATCTCCGGGCTCGACCCCGCCCTCGCCGCGCGGCTCAAGCGCGACGGCGCCGGGCTGCTCACCGCCGTCGTCCAGGACGCCACCGACCATCGCGTGCTGATGGTCGGCTTCATGGACGACGAGGCCCTGCACCGCACCCTGACCACCGGTCGCGCCACCTACTGGTCGCGCTCCCGCGGCGAGTACTGGCGCAAGGGCGACACCAGCGGCCACGTCCAGTGGGTGCGTTCGGTCGCCCTGGACTGCGACGCGGACACCCTGCTGGTGCGAGTCGACCAGGTCGGTGCGGCCTGCCACCGCGGCACCGACACCTGCTTCGACGACGGCGACCTCGACGCCGTCGTCCTGGACCCCACGGAGCGCACCGCATGA
- a CDS encoding prolipoprotein diacylglyceryl transferase (PFAM: Prolipoprotein diacylglyceryl transferase~TIGRFAM: prolipoprotein diacylglyceryl transferase), with translation MIPSPSISALSLGPLTIHFYALCILSGIAVALWWATKRWERRGGDGDTLFDIIFVAVIAGIVGSRVWHVLTSPEPFFGPDGDPISVLYIWQGGLAIYGGVAGGALAVWLMARHKGVSFTALADTVAPTLLIAQVLGRFGNWFNQELYGPELDAWWAWDVTCVTNGQTIGGCVPGTYHPTFLYEQLWNLAGIAVLVLLSRRFQWAGGRVFWAYVAIYSTGRAWIDAIRSEPVMMIGPFRIHTLVAILMALVGIAAFVLLTVRKQKREGEVVAADGSFTLPARTAGDGPDEGEHPGTTPPGGDGAAPAS, from the coding sequence GTGATCCCCAGCCCCTCGATCTCCGCGCTCTCCCTCGGGCCGCTGACGATCCACTTCTACGCCCTGTGCATCCTCTCCGGGATCGCGGTGGCGCTGTGGTGGGCCACCAAGCGCTGGGAACGGCGCGGCGGCGACGGGGACACCCTGTTCGACATCATCTTCGTCGCGGTGATCGCCGGGATCGTCGGCTCCCGCGTCTGGCACGTGCTGACCTCCCCGGAGCCCTTCTTCGGCCCGGACGGCGACCCGATCTCCGTGCTGTACATCTGGCAGGGCGGGCTCGCGATCTACGGCGGCGTCGCCGGCGGCGCCCTCGCGGTATGGCTGATGGCCCGCCACAAGGGCGTCTCCTTCACCGCCCTCGCGGACACCGTCGCCCCCACCCTGCTGATCGCCCAGGTGCTGGGGCGCTTCGGCAACTGGTTCAACCAGGAGCTCTACGGCCCCGAGCTCGACGCCTGGTGGGCGTGGGACGTCACCTGCGTCACGAACGGGCAGACCATCGGCGGCTGCGTGCCCGGCACGTACCATCCCACCTTCCTCTACGAGCAGCTGTGGAACCTCGCGGGCATCGCCGTGCTGGTGCTGCTCAGCCGCCGCTTCCAGTGGGCCGGCGGGCGCGTGTTCTGGGCCTACGTCGCGATCTACTCCACCGGCCGGGCCTGGATCGACGCGATCCGCTCCGAGCCGGTGATGATGATCGGCCCCTTCCGCATCCACACCCTCGTCGCGATCCTCATGGCGCTGGTCGGGATCGCGGCGTTCGTGCTGCTGACGGTGCGCAAGCAGAAGCGCGAGGGAGAGGTCGTCGCCGCCGACGGCTCCTTCACCCTGCCCGCCCGGACGGCGGGCGACGGCCCCGACGAGGGCGAGCATCCCGGGACGACTCCTCCGGGCGGCGACGGCGCGGCACCCGCGTCCTAG
- a CDS encoding methionine adenosyltransferase (PFAM: S-adenosylmethionine synthetase, C-terminal domain; S-adenosylmethionine synthetase, central domain; S-adenosylmethionine synthetase, N-terminal domain~TIGRFAM: S-adenosylmethionine synthetase), whose translation MTTSELRTFTSESVTEGHPDKICDQISDAILDDLLRQDRGARVAVETMVTTGLVHVAGEVRTSGYSDVATIVRDVIREIGYDSSEKGFDADSCGVEVSIGAQSPDIAQGVDTSFEARGDLAAEAFSKLGAGDQGLMFGYACRDTPELMPLPIHAAHRLTGNLSAARRDEVLPYLRPDGKTQVSIGYDEDGVARSVDAIVVSTQHSEEVDLLSQLAPAISKVVIAPVLEDLEQLGLDTSDVTTHINPSGRFVLGGPKGDAGLTGRKIIVDTYGGMARHGGGAFSGKDPSKVDRSGAYAMRWVAKNIVAAGLADRCEVQVAYAIGVAEPVGLYVETFGTGHVPAHQIAAAVRKVFDLRPAALIDALDLLRPIYALTSVHGHFGRELPEFTWERTDRAGELERAL comes from the coding sequence ATGACCACCAGCGAGCTGCGCACCTTCACGTCCGAATCGGTCACCGAAGGGCATCCCGACAAGATCTGCGACCAGATCTCCGACGCGATCCTCGACGACCTGCTGCGCCAGGACCGCGGTGCCCGGGTCGCCGTGGAGACCATGGTCACCACCGGTCTCGTCCACGTCGCCGGGGAGGTGCGCACCAGCGGCTACTCCGACGTCGCCACGATCGTGCGCGACGTGATCCGCGAGATCGGCTACGACTCCTCCGAGAAGGGCTTCGACGCGGACTCCTGCGGCGTCGAGGTCTCGATCGGCGCGCAGTCCCCGGACATCGCCCAGGGCGTGGACACCTCCTTCGAGGCCCGCGGAGATCTCGCCGCCGAGGCGTTCTCGAAGCTCGGAGCCGGCGACCAGGGCCTCATGTTCGGCTACGCCTGCCGGGACACCCCTGAGCTGATGCCGCTGCCGATCCACGCCGCCCACCGCCTCACCGGCAACCTCTCCGCCGCGCGCCGCGACGAGGTGCTGCCCTACCTGCGGCCCGACGGCAAGACCCAGGTCTCGATCGGCTACGACGAGGACGGCGTGGCCCGCAGCGTCGACGCGATCGTGGTCTCCACGCAGCACAGCGAGGAGGTGGACCTCCTCAGCCAGCTCGCCCCCGCGATCTCGAAGGTCGTCATCGCCCCCGTGCTCGAGGACCTCGAGCAGCTGGGCCTGGACACCTCGGACGTCACCACCCACATCAACCCCTCCGGCCGCTTCGTGCTCGGCGGCCCCAAGGGCGACGCCGGGCTGACGGGCCGCAAGATCATCGTCGACACCTACGGCGGGATGGCCCGGCACGGCGGGGGAGCGTTCTCCGGCAAGGACCCCTCGAAGGTGGACCGCTCCGGCGCCTACGCGATGCGCTGGGTGGCCAAGAACATCGTCGCGGCCGGCCTCGCCGACCGCTGCGAGGTGCAGGTCGCGTACGCGATCGGCGTCGCCGAGCCGGTGGGCCTGTACGTCGAGACCTTCGGCACCGGCCACGTCCCGGCCCACCAGATCGCCGCCGCGGTGCGGAAGGTCTTCGACCTGCGCCCCGCCGCACTCATCGACGCGCTGGACCTGCTGCGCCCGATCTACGCGCTCACCTCCGTGCACGGCCACTTCGGCCGCGAGCTGCCCGAGTTCACCTGGGAGCGCACCGACCGCGCCGGGGAGCTGGAGCGCGCCCTGTGA
- a CDS encoding indole-3-glycerol phosphate synthase (PFAM: Indole-3-glycerol phosphate synthase), whose amino-acid sequence MTTTGTVLDDIIVGVREDLATRRDAVPEAEIDRRARAAAPALDAAARLRGDGSTMGLIAEVKRSSPSKGALAEIPEPAELAATYAASGASAISVLTEQRRFRGSLADLDAVRARVDVPVLRKDFVVEPYQVLEARAHGADLVLLIVAALDDVQLRELHDLATELGMQALVETHTHGELERALALEADIIGVNARNLKDLTVDLGRAADLLARIPAGPLAIGESAVASAADVEAYAAAGADAVLVGEALVTSGDPAGEAASYRRVARRGRPQPEGAHA is encoded by the coding sequence GTGACCACCACCGGAACCGTTCTCGACGACATCATCGTCGGTGTGCGGGAGGACCTCGCCACGCGACGGGACGCCGTCCCCGAGGCGGAGATCGATCGCCGCGCCCGCGCCGCGGCCCCCGCCCTCGACGCCGCCGCCCGCCTGCGCGGCGACGGCAGCACCATGGGGCTGATCGCCGAGGTCAAGCGCTCCAGCCCCTCCAAGGGCGCCCTCGCCGAGATCCCCGAGCCGGCCGAGCTCGCCGCCACCTACGCGGCCTCCGGCGCCTCCGCGATCAGCGTCCTCACCGAGCAGCGCCGCTTCCGCGGCTCCCTCGCGGACCTCGACGCCGTCCGCGCCCGCGTGGACGTGCCCGTGCTGCGCAAGGACTTCGTCGTCGAGCCCTACCAGGTGCTCGAGGCCCGCGCCCACGGCGCCGATCTCGTGCTGCTCATCGTCGCCGCCCTCGACGACGTCCAGCTGCGCGAGCTGCACGACCTCGCGACCGAGCTCGGCATGCAGGCCCTCGTCGAGACCCACACGCACGGCGAGCTCGAGCGCGCCCTCGCCCTCGAGGCGGACATCATCGGCGTCAACGCCCGCAACCTCAAGGACCTCACCGTCGACCTCGGCCGCGCCGCCGATCTGCTGGCCCGGATCCCCGCCGGCCCCCTCGCGATCGGCGAATCCGCCGTGGCCTCCGCCGCGGACGTCGAGGCCTATGCCGCCGCGGGAGCCGATGCGGTGCTCGTCGGCGAGGCCCTGGTCACCTCGGGCGACCCCGCCGGCGAAGCCGCCTCGTACCGTCGGGTGGCCCGCCGTGGCCGCCCCCAGCCGGAAGGAGCTCACGCATGA